The Triticum dicoccoides isolate Atlit2015 ecotype Zavitan chromosome 6A, WEW_v2.0, whole genome shotgun sequence genome has a window encoding:
- the LOC119315071 gene encoding uncharacterized protein LOC119315071, whose amino-acid sequence MNQPTSLLPSIYEIHSSSGPAATSPEHRIRMLPRHGIIWSSGAAMADTSQGALCSLPSILSRARPRQTTSSMAPPSPHLDPADPNAKSLPSRSSCRVASPPLPVIAPPATCSTLLGIEQVQSPASSA is encoded by the exons ATGAACCAACCAACCAGCCTCCTCCCCTCGATCTACGAGATCCACAGCTCCTCCGGCCCTGCAGCAACCTCGCCGGAGCACCGAATCAG GATGCTCCCGCGCCATGGCATCATATGGAGCTCTGGAGCCGCCATGGCCGACACCTCCCAGGGTGCTCTTTGCAGCCTTCCGTCCATTCTGTCTCGTGCCAGACCTCGCCAGACCACTTCATCCATGGCGCCGCCCTCGCCTCATCTCGATCCGGCGGATCCGAACGCCAAGTCCCTGCCCTCCAGGAGCTCCTGCCGCGTCGCGTCGCCGCCATTGCCTGTTATCGCACCGCCGGCCACTTGTTCTACTCTACTCGGGATCGAGCAAGTCCAGTCGCCCGCCTCCTCTGCTTAG